The following are encoded in a window of Helicobacter sp. MIT 05-5293 genomic DNA:
- the ribE gene encoding riboflavin synthase — protein sequence MFSGLVRQIAQIKNFAHHTLEVITPYPAQIGDSIAINGVCLTVVKILPQTLIMELSEHTQSTIAIQNFHKGAFVHLEPALKADQRLDGHIVQGHIDGTGEITKITHHSSQSDFWIQSTEEILSMMIPKGSVCIDGISLTITDVQDLSFKLTIIPHTLKTTLFRDYHIGRIVNIETDIITRSVVNTIKSMMREHKGNPQDSHLHWGAIDALQMSY from the coding sequence ATGTTTAGCGGATTAGTTCGGCAAATAGCTCAAATCAAAAATTTCGCGCATCACACGCTTGAGGTCATAACGCCCTATCCCGCTCAAATTGGAGATTCTATCGCGATTAATGGTGTGTGCCTCACAGTCGTCAAAATACTCCCACAAACGCTTATTATGGAGCTTAGCGAACACACACAATCCACCATTGCAATACAAAACTTTCACAAAGGCGCATTTGTGCATTTAGAGCCTGCGCTCAAAGCAGACCAACGGCTTGATGGACATATCGTGCAAGGGCATATTGATGGCACAGGCGAGATTACCAAAATCACACATCATTCTTCACAAAGCGATTTTTGGATTCAAAGCACGGAGGAGATACTCTCCATGATGATTCCCAAAGGTTCAGTGTGTATTGATGGAATCAGCCTTACAATCACTGATGTGCAAGATCTTTCATTTAAACTCACAATCATTCCTCACACGCTCAAAACCACGCTTTTTAGAGACTATCATATCGGGCGAATTGTCAATATCGAGACTGATATTATCACGCGTAGCGTGGTCAATACAATCAAATCAATGATGCGTGAGCACAAAGGGAATCCACAAGATTCTCATCTGCATTGGGGTGCGATTGATGCGCTTCAAATGAGCTACTGA
- a CDS encoding ABC transporter permease, with protein MKPIKSLWRYYYQTFGGFFKKEWEGFKNDRFSFFLCTLAPILIGLFVWGVFSQSLVREMPIGIVDLDQSPLSRELAQNLDAIPAVKITKTYTSLAEAKEDLSMVRIYAVVVFPHHLQSNTKKHILTSIPIYYNAQLVLIAKSIEAGFKQLIAVSDVKAKLGSNLVETKNFQSALAKSSPILPQLTPLYNINNSYAQFLITGILPCSLIMLVIVCVINSLARDESDVGFVKGKKSQIPDGISARFYILTKVFAYAGIFSVWWVVMMICFRIWGFGFHGNYFVLYLGALLTILGYSGVGVFAYALLRDHTRALAVAAIYCAPSFAFTGLTFPVNSMGNFATFWHTILPVSHYLKLYVQVANYDVGFFTAFQTMLEIAPFVLFLGFGILIYRKREHI; from the coding sequence ATGAAACCTATCAAATCCTTATGGAGATATTATTACCAAACCTTTGGGGGGTTTTTCAAGAAAGAATGGGAGGGTTTCAAAAACGATAGATTCTCGTTTTTTCTTTGCACCCTTGCTCCAATTCTTATCGGTCTGTTTGTATGGGGTGTGTTTTCTCAAAGCTTAGTGAGAGAAATGCCTATTGGTATTGTAGATTTAGACCAAAGCCCACTAAGCCGAGAACTCGCACAGAATCTCGATGCTATCCCTGCTGTGAAAATCACCAAAACCTACACAAGCCTAGCAGAAGCAAAAGAAGATTTAAGTATGGTGAGAATCTATGCCGTTGTCGTCTTCCCGCATCATTTGCAATCAAACACCAAAAAGCATATTCTTACTTCAATACCGATTTATTATAACGCGCAGCTTGTGCTGATTGCTAAATCAATCGAGGCAGGATTCAAACAGCTCATTGCTGTGAGTGATGTCAAGGCAAAGCTTGGAAGTAATCTTGTAGAGACGAAAAACTTCCAGTCTGCCCTTGCGAAAAGCTCACCCATTCTCCCGCAGCTCACACCGCTTTATAATATCAACAATAGTTACGCGCAATTTCTTATCACGGGAATTTTACCCTGCTCGTTGATTATGCTTGTGATCGTGTGTGTGATAAACTCCCTAGCGCGTGATGAAAGCGATGTGGGCTTTGTCAAAGGCAAAAAAAGCCAAATCCCCGATGGTATCAGTGCGCGATTCTATATCCTTACGAAAGTCTTTGCCTACGCGGGGATCTTCTCCGTATGGTGGGTAGTAATGATGATATGCTTTAGAATCTGGGGCTTTGGCTTTCATGGTAATTATTTTGTGCTTTATTTGGGCGCATTACTCACGATATTAGGATACAGCGGGGTAGGAGTCTTTGCCTATGCTCTTTTAAGGGATCATACGCGGGCTTTGGCAGTGGCAGCGATTTATTGCGCGCCGAGCTTTGCCTTTACGGGGCTTACCTTTCCTGTCAATTCTATGGGGAATTTCGCGACTTTTTGGCATACGATCTTGCCTGTGAGCCATTATCTCAAGCTCTATGTGCAAGTGGCAAATTATGATGTGGGTTTCTTTACCGCGTTTCAAACGATGCTTGAAATCGCGCCATTTGTGTTATTTTTAGGCTTTGGGATTCTCATATATCGCAAGCGGGAGCATATATAG
- the polA gene encoding DNA polymerase I — MNTLTVVDTFGFFFRSFYALPPLKNQDGFPTGLLVGFCNLLQSLYKDPSCTYVMFALEGGGMNKRKILYDAYKQNRQSPPQELLIQLPIAIEWIEKMGFLNLSIEGYEADDIIASINKTANAQNIAVRIISHDKDLYQLIDDNTYIFDPIGKKEIHYEQCLQKYGVEPKSFIDYQSLVGDSSDNVMGIKGIGAKTAQKLIQHFGSIESMYAREDELESLCTARIANLIREGKENAFLSKKLVRLYDDLIPRIDLNKCLMPPQNPMLKILDELKKYDLKNIISKVQSPYDRYQSRKSARKSIGEAQEPSNTSEGFGFKAHLVSNAQSLNEILTTIPQGSKIGFDCESDSLNIQEANLVGFSFTSDGYNAYYVPVGHNYLGVENQLSHDEARLALQRIFTHPLIGHNLKFDLSLIYRIFGLRCEQPIYDSMILSWLYDSISPVGLDKQMLVWFKHTMISFDAIVPKDQNFSQVSIADATQYASEDAAATFMLYHRLVQEFEKREWNGILELAENLEYPFVKVLMDMELTGIRIDTELLESLKIKASDILSNLVNEIFTLSGENFNLNSPQQLANVLFKKLGLKPGRSVKGGLSTDEKTLLAIIDEHPVIPSILEYREMNKLKNTYIEPILRFAQSNDEHKVYTSFLQTGTATGRLSSKSPNLQNIPVRREEGRKIRQAFISRENHRLISIDYSQIELRLLAHFCKDHSLIESFMQDKDIHFETAARLFGEENATQKRNIAKSINFGLIYGMGSKKLSETLHIPLKEAKNYIESYFELFPTIKDYLNAQKEFLLENGYSQTLLGHRRYFDFKTATDFMKANFLREGINSIFQGSAADLIKLSMCEIHKKYAQSDLKMLLQVHDELIFESPSEKAEHYAQEVAQIMNHIYKLEVPLKCGISIGQNWAELK; from the coding sequence ATGAATACTTTAACCGTGGTCGATACTTTTGGCTTTTTCTTCCGTAGTTTTTATGCACTTCCTCCATTGAAGAATCAAGACGGCTTCCCTACAGGCTTACTTGTGGGATTCTGTAATCTGCTTCAGTCGTTGTATAAAGATCCTTCTTGCACTTATGTAATGTTTGCGCTAGAGGGTGGCGGTATGAATAAGCGTAAAATCTTGTATGATGCTTACAAGCAAAATCGTCAATCCCCTCCCCAAGAGCTTTTGATACAGCTTCCTATTGCGATTGAATGGATTGAAAAAATGGGTTTTTTGAATCTAAGTATCGAGGGGTATGAAGCCGATGATATTATCGCATCAATCAATAAGACTGCAAATGCTCAAAATATCGCTGTGCGTATCATTAGCCATGACAAAGACCTTTATCAGCTTATTGATGACAATACTTATATTTTTGACCCCATAGGCAAAAAAGAGATTCACTACGAACAATGTCTGCAAAAATACGGCGTAGAGCCGAAGAGTTTTATTGATTATCAAAGTTTGGTAGGGGATAGCAGTGATAATGTCATGGGGATTAAAGGTATTGGTGCAAAGACTGCCCAAAAGCTGATACAACATTTTGGCAGTATTGAATCTATGTATGCTCGTGAAGATGAGCTAGAAAGCCTTTGCACAGCGCGTATTGCCAATCTCATACGCGAGGGCAAGGAAAATGCGTTTTTGAGCAAAAAACTTGTGAGGCTTTATGATGATTTAATCCCGCGTATTGATTTGAATAAATGTTTGATGCCCCCACAGAATCCGATGCTAAAGATTCTTGATGAGCTGAAAAAATATGATTTGAAAAATATCATTTCTAAGGTGCAATCCCCTTATGATCGGTATCAATCAAGAAAAAGTGCGAGAAAATCCATAGGAGAGGCGCAAGAGCCGAGCAATACTTCGGAGGGATTTGGCTTTAAGGCGCATTTAGTGAGCAATGCCCAAAGTTTGAATGAGATTCTTACTACTATTCCGCAGGGTAGTAAAATCGGCTTTGATTGTGAAAGTGATAGCTTGAATATTCAAGAGGCAAATCTTGTCGGATTCTCTTTTACTTCTGACGGCTATAATGCTTATTATGTGCCTGTGGGGCATAATTATTTGGGTGTGGAAAATCAGCTAAGCCATGATGAGGCAAGACTTGCTTTGCAACGCATTTTTACGCACCCACTTATCGGGCATAATCTCAAGTTTGACTTATCGTTGATTTATAGAATCTTTGGTTTGCGCTGTGAGCAGCCTATCTATGATAGTATGATATTAAGCTGGCTTTATGATAGTATTTCCCCTGTGGGGCTTGATAAGCAAATGCTTGTGTGGTTTAAGCACACGATGATTAGCTTTGATGCGATTGTCCCAAAAGACCAAAACTTTTCACAAGTCAGCATCGCTGATGCGACACAATACGCGAGTGAAGATGCCGCAGCGACTTTTATGCTTTATCATCGTTTGGTGCAAGAATTTGAAAAGCGTGAATGGAATGGGATTTTGGAGCTTGCAGAGAATCTCGAATATCCTTTTGTCAAGGTGCTTATGGATATGGAGCTTACCGGTATCAGAATCGATACAGAGCTTTTAGAATCGCTGAAAATCAAGGCAAGTGATATATTGAGTAATCTTGTCAATGAGATTTTCACGCTAAGTGGCGAAAATTTTAATTTAAATTCTCCCCAACAGCTTGCTAATGTGCTTTTTAAGAAGCTTGGCTTAAAGCCGGGACGCAGTGTGAAAGGTGGGCTAAGCACCGATGAAAAAACGCTCCTTGCTATTATTGATGAACACCCGGTAATACCCTCTATCCTTGAATATCGCGAGATGAATAAGCTTAAAAATACCTACATTGAGCCGATTTTGCGTTTTGCACAAAGCAATGATGAGCATAAAGTTTATACTTCATTTCTTCAAACCGGCACAGCGACAGGGCGTCTAAGCTCCAAATCACCGAATCTCCAAAATATCCCTGTGCGCAGAGAAGAAGGGCGCAAAATCCGACAAGCCTTTATCAGTCGGGAGAATCATCGTTTGATTAGCATTGATTATTCGCAAATTGAGTTGCGACTATTGGCGCATTTTTGTAAAGACCACTCATTGATAGAATCTTTTATGCAAGATAAAGATATACATTTTGAGACTGCAGCGCGGCTTTTTGGCGAGGAAAACGCGACACAAAAGCGCAACATCGCTAAGTCGATTAATTTTGGCTTAATCTATGGTATGGGCAGTAAGAAGCTAAGTGAAACTCTGCATATCCCACTTAAAGAGGCAAAAAACTATATTGAGAGCTATTTTGAGCTTTTTCCTACAATCAAGGATTATCTCAATGCGCAGAAAGAATTTTTGCTTGAAAATGGCTATTCACAGACTTTGCTCGGGCATCGGCGGTATTTTGACTTTAAAACTGCTACAGATTTTATGAAAGCAAACTTTTTGCGTGAGGGGATTAATTCGATTTTTCAAGGGAGTGCGGCGGATTTGATCAAGCTTTCAATGTGTGAGATTCACAAGAAATACGCACAAAGTGATTTGAAAATGCTTTTACAAGTCCATGATGAGCTGATTTTTGAATCTCCAAGTGAGAAAGCCGAGCATTACGCACAAGAAGTCGCACAGATTATGAATCACATCTATAAGCTTGAAGTGCCTCTCAAATGCGGGATTAGCATCGGGCAAAATTGGGCAGAATTAAAGTAG
- a CDS encoding EscU/YscU/HrcU family type III secretion system export apparatus switch protein, with product MPHKKAVALAYDALNDNAPRVVAKGRNEIALRIIAKAQEFGVPMFANPLLVQSLLDVPLDSSIPPELYNAVVEVFVWLLKCEQSAQLSKE from the coding sequence ATGCCGCACAAAAAAGCTGTCGCTCTTGCGTATGATGCCCTTAATGACAACGCACCTAGAGTAGTCGCTAAGGGTCGTAATGAAATCGCTTTGCGCATCATCGCAAAAGCACAAGAATTTGGTGTGCCGATGTTTGCCAATCCCTTGCTTGTGCAGTCTCTCCTTGATGTCCCGCTTGATAGCTCTATCCCACCAGAGCTTTATAATGCTGTCGTAGAAGTCTTCGTATGGCTTTTAAAATGCGAACAATCTGCCCAACTTAGCAAAGAATAA
- a CDS encoding outer membrane beta-barrel protein: MGKKIVASVALSVSLLGVASAQSSGVFIGINAGVSLTQPTYSGAFETMQDALSQKGIGWVNGVDLGYKKAMNEKWGLRYYLSYNYSQSYGLKESSVNPNITETDTDIVQQLITANVDLWFHFTRSFGAYVGIGAGYQRFKPSWTITTTGQKTTFGDLNKGGLAVPLNVGLTWNFNNAHQILYGVKIPLISYDYEINVPSQQGGAGTAGLRAYIMSIGYNYTF, from the coding sequence ATGGGGAAAAAGATTGTCGCTTCAGTTGCTTTAAGTGTGAGCTTATTGGGCGTGGCAAGCGCACAAAGCAGCGGTGTATTTATCGGAATCAATGCAGGTGTATCACTCACACAGCCAACTTATAGCGGTGCGTTTGAAACGATGCAAGATGCTTTGTCTCAAAAGGGTATTGGCTGGGTAAATGGTGTAGATTTAGGTTACAAAAAGGCGATGAATGAAAAATGGGGCTTACGCTATTATCTCTCTTATAATTACAGCCAAAGCTATGGATTGAAAGAAAGTAGTGTAAATCCTAACATTACAGAGACTGATACAGATATTGTGCAGCAATTAATCACTGCAAATGTGGATTTGTGGTTTCACTTTACACGCTCTTTTGGTGCGTATGTCGGCATCGGTGCAGGCTATCAAAGATTCAAGCCTTCTTGGACGATTACCACGACAGGACAAAAGACAACTTTTGGAGACTTGAATAAAGGCGGACTTGCTGTGCCTCTAAATGTTGGGCTGACTTGGAATTTTAACAATGCCCATCAGATTCTATACGGAGTAAAGATCCCGCTTATCAGCTATGACTATGAGATTAATGTGCCATCACAACAGGGCGGAGCAGGCACTGCAGGGTTACGCGCTTATATCATGTCAATCGGTTATAATTATACTTTCTGA